One genomic segment of Phycisphaerales bacterium AB-hyl4 includes these proteins:
- a CDS encoding 6-pyruvoyl tetrahydropterin synthase family protein has protein sequence MPMYEITIERTFAASHAIRLPDGQLEPIHGHNWPVAVTVERDELDAIETVMDFHDLEAIVDKLVAAFHNRHLNDLPPFAGEAVNPTAERVAWWIGSQTAEQLPEGVRLQQARVGEAPGCWATYRPTR, from the coding sequence ATGCCCATGTACGAGATCACCATCGAACGCACCTTCGCCGCCAGCCACGCCATTCGCCTGCCCGATGGCCAGCTTGAGCCGATTCATGGGCACAACTGGCCCGTCGCCGTGACGGTCGAACGTGACGAATTGGACGCCATTGAAACGGTAATGGATTTTCACGACCTGGAAGCGATCGTCGACAAGCTGGTCGCTGCGTTTCACAATCGTCATCTGAACGACTTGCCGCCGTTCGCAGGCGAGGCCGTGAATCCCACCGCCGAGCGGGTTGCCTGGTGGATCGGCTCACAGACCGCTGAACAACTACCCGAGGGCGTGCGACTGCAACAGGCCCGCGTTGGCGAAGCACCCGGCTGCTGGGCTACCTACCGCCCCACACGCTGA
- a CDS encoding DUF1328 domain-containing protein — protein sequence MLYWALVFFVVALIAAILGFGGLAGAAATIAQVLFAIFVILLIVSLIAGLAGRGRTTGV from the coding sequence ATGCTTTACTGGGCACTGGTTTTCTTTGTCGTTGCACTGATTGCTGCAATCCTTGGCTTCGGCGGCCTCGCCGGCGCAGCCGCAACCATCGCGCAGGTTCTGTTTGCGATCTTCGTGATCCTGCTGATCGTTTCGTTGATCGCCGGACTTGCCGGACGGGGTCGCACCACAGGCGTCTGA
- a CDS encoding FtsK/SpoIIIE domain-containing protein, giving the protein MQDRAEDLVTPFALDVRYAEEQRRALRDLLRLSAECSETQQQIAAESESVRQTAESATTRLERQLQRRHEHYREKVKNHFHDKLTRVRAEARQAIAKLKAHRVEAVNAVADEVDSSEHRTEQKLEQGQWLAESMYEAAVEQVQHEYKLTKDQVLADRKALESIEDDAEEQLQLFSLQPAEIRPAEVEDADHVKSDAADHKANPAEAYESHRKAAEEALRRLGGLMLPKLFRGVVPFAIVIVVCVGAVVLTWWFTEGRDWPATRQLLVNAGALALSAALILGLGALGRKMAVQQMLDVYRPVCENLDHAHRDLEHRLAQARALRHGKIHEADKQRKQERHKVRQRYQPILDDINQRRDKAVAKIDERVAAQRTEMESSYNEKLATIKAEGQAALDAVNARYNKYLSMARERYTSQVEHSDARTQREQASLERRWKEGLKRIEAVVQASETIEAERFPSWDDTKWDQWQPPKEQTALLRFGRLHVDMRQVASDAAKRGKYRLEVPKTFDVPALLAMPDRGSLLIETDSAGRDKSLELLQTVMARLLTTFPPGQVRFTLIDPVGLGQSFAGFMHLADYDDKLVGSRIWTESQHIEARLGALTNHMENVIQKYLRNEFKTIDEYNAQAHELAEPYRFVVIADYPHGFSEEATRRLNSIVTSGPRCGVYALVVRDVRETVPGGGKAEDLQRKCVQLVHRDGKLTWEDEVFGAFPLKVERPPHEIVLTELLNRVGEQSREASRVEVPFESIAPDEQNLWSRDASKELHVPLGRTGATRLQELRLGTGMAQHVLMAGKTGSGKSTLLHVLITNLALWYSPDEVEFYLIDFKKGVEFKTYATHKLPHARAVAIESDREFGLSVLQRLDAELARRGELFREAGVQNLADYRTAKPDAVMPRTLLIVDEFQELFSEDDKLAADASLLLDRLVRQGRAFGIHVLLGSQTLAGSSGLPRSTMGQMAVRMALQCSEADAQLIFDDGNSAAKLLSRPGEAIYNDAGGAVEGNSPFQIAWLTEAQREQQLARASAEAEAKQVEREPTIVFEGSADADVAGNRALAKLLDASEWPTLSGSSEPVGWLGEPITIKSPTSVTFARRSGANVLMVGQRDGAVSALMSSLMVSLAAQHAADAARFVVFDATPDDARWAGHFKKVAQALPHEVQIVTPRDPESAMSELADLLQQRQDDSAAAQGGPAVFVLINGLHRFRIFRRSDDDLGFSFSEDAGKGDSPDKQFATLLREGPPVGMHVVAWADTAVGLERATDRNALREFNQRVLFQMSANDSSNLIDSPIANKIGLTRALLYSEEQGTMEKFRPYALPDATWLAEVGKRLQARASHTSPGDGVGA; this is encoded by the coding sequence ATGCAGGATCGCGCTGAGGATTTGGTGACGCCTTTTGCTTTGGACGTTCGCTATGCCGAAGAGCAGCGGCGGGCACTGCGCGACTTGCTGCGTCTCTCGGCCGAGTGTTCCGAAACGCAGCAGCAGATCGCGGCAGAGTCTGAATCGGTTCGGCAGACGGCGGAGTCTGCGACGACCCGGTTGGAACGCCAACTGCAACGTCGACACGAGCATTATCGCGAGAAGGTCAAAAACCACTTTCATGACAAGCTGACGCGCGTCCGCGCGGAAGCTCGGCAGGCGATTGCGAAGCTCAAGGCTCATCGCGTCGAAGCGGTCAATGCCGTGGCGGATGAGGTGGATTCAAGCGAGCACCGCACGGAGCAGAAGCTTGAGCAAGGTCAGTGGCTGGCCGAGAGCATGTACGAAGCGGCGGTGGAGCAGGTCCAGCACGAGTACAAGCTGACAAAAGATCAGGTGCTGGCCGACCGCAAGGCATTGGAGTCGATCGAGGACGACGCGGAAGAGCAGTTGCAGTTGTTTTCGCTTCAGCCGGCGGAAATCAGGCCGGCGGAGGTGGAGGATGCGGACCACGTCAAGTCCGATGCCGCGGACCACAAGGCGAACCCGGCGGAGGCGTATGAATCGCATCGCAAGGCGGCGGAGGAGGCGCTGCGTCGGCTTGGCGGGCTGATGCTGCCGAAGCTGTTTCGGGGGGTGGTGCCGTTTGCGATCGTGATCGTGGTGTGCGTCGGCGCGGTGGTGTTGACGTGGTGGTTCACGGAGGGCCGGGACTGGCCGGCGACGCGACAACTGCTGGTCAACGCCGGGGCGTTGGCTCTCTCGGCGGCGCTGATTTTGGGGCTTGGCGCTTTGGGGCGAAAGATGGCGGTCCAGCAGATGCTCGACGTCTATCGGCCGGTGTGCGAGAACCTCGACCATGCGCATCGCGACCTGGAGCATCGCCTGGCCCAGGCGCGGGCACTGCGCCACGGCAAGATTCATGAGGCGGACAAGCAGCGCAAGCAGGAGCGTCACAAGGTTCGGCAGCGATATCAGCCGATCCTTGACGACATCAACCAGCGGCGCGACAAGGCGGTAGCGAAGATTGACGAGCGCGTGGCGGCACAGCGCACCGAGATGGAGTCGAGTTACAACGAAAAGCTCGCCACGATCAAGGCGGAGGGGCAGGCGGCCCTGGATGCGGTCAACGCTCGTTACAACAAATATCTTTCGATGGCTCGCGAGCGTTACACGTCGCAGGTGGAACACAGCGACGCGCGGACGCAGCGCGAGCAGGCAAGCCTGGAGCGGCGGTGGAAGGAAGGCCTCAAGCGGATCGAGGCGGTGGTGCAGGCGAGCGAGACGATCGAGGCGGAGCGGTTTCCGTCGTGGGATGACACGAAGTGGGACCAGTGGCAGCCGCCGAAGGAACAGACGGCGTTGCTGCGGTTCGGCCGACTGCACGTGGATATGCGGCAGGTCGCCAGTGATGCGGCGAAGCGGGGCAAGTACCGACTCGAAGTGCCCAAGACTTTCGACGTGCCGGCGCTGCTGGCGATGCCCGACCGCGGCTCGCTGCTGATTGAGACCGACTCCGCTGGCCGAGACAAATCGCTTGAACTGTTGCAGACAGTGATGGCCCGTCTGCTGACGACTTTCCCGCCGGGGCAGGTGCGGTTTACGCTGATCGACCCGGTGGGGTTGGGGCAGAGTTTTGCCGGCTTCATGCACCTGGCGGACTATGACGACAAGCTGGTCGGCAGCCGCATCTGGACGGAAAGCCAGCACATCGAGGCCCGGCTGGGCGCGTTGACGAATCACATGGAAAACGTGATTCAGAAATACCTGCGCAACGAATTCAAGACGATCGACGAGTACAACGCACAGGCGCACGAACTGGCGGAGCCTTACCGGTTCGTGGTGATTGCTGACTATCCGCACGGCTTCAGCGAGGAAGCGACGCGGCGGCTGAACAGCATCGTCACCAGCGGGCCGAGGTGTGGCGTGTATGCACTGGTAGTGCGCGACGTTCGTGAGACCGTGCCCGGCGGCGGCAAGGCGGAAGACCTGCAGCGCAAGTGCGTGCAGTTGGTGCATCGCGATGGCAAGTTGACGTGGGAAGATGAAGTGTTCGGCGCGTTTCCGTTGAAAGTCGAACGGCCGCCGCATGAGATCGTGCTCACGGAGCTACTCAACCGTGTAGGTGAGCAGTCGCGTGAGGCGTCGCGTGTGGAAGTGCCTTTCGAGTCGATCGCGCCTGACGAGCAGAATCTTTGGTCGCGTGATGCGTCGAAGGAACTGCACGTTCCGCTCGGCCGAACGGGGGCGACCCGGTTGCAGGAACTGCGGCTTGGGACGGGGATGGCGCAGCATGTGCTCATGGCGGGCAAGACCGGGTCGGGCAAGAGCACGCTGCTGCACGTGCTGATCACCAACCTTGCGTTGTGGTACAGCCCGGACGAAGTCGAGTTTTATCTGATCGACTTCAAGAAGGGGGTTGAGTTCAAGACGTATGCGACGCACAAACTGCCGCACGCTCGCGCGGTGGCGATCGAAAGTGATCGTGAGTTTGGGCTGAGCGTGTTGCAACGGCTGGATGCGGAGTTGGCTCGTCGGGGCGAGCTTTTCCGCGAGGCTGGCGTGCAGAACCTGGCGGACTATCGCACTGCGAAGCCTGACGCTGTCATGCCGCGAACGCTGTTGATCGTTGACGAGTTCCAGGAACTGTTCAGCGAGGACGACAAGCTGGCGGCGGACGCGTCGCTGCTGCTGGATCGACTGGTTCGACAGGGCAGGGCGTTCGGTATTCACGTGCTGCTGGGCTCGCAGACGCTGGCGGGCAGCTCGGGCTTGCCGCGGAGCACGATGGGGCAGATGGCGGTGCGGATGGCGTTGCAATGCTCGGAGGCGGATGCGCAATTGATTTTTGATGATGGCAACTCGGCGGCGAAGCTGTTGTCACGGCCGGGCGAGGCGATCTACAACGATGCGGGCGGCGCGGTGGAAGGCAACAGCCCGTTCCAGATCGCCTGGCTGACCGAGGCGCAACGTGAGCAGCAGCTCGCGCGGGCGTCGGCCGAGGCGGAGGCAAAGCAGGTCGAGCGCGAGCCGACGATCGTGTTTGAAGGCTCCGCCGACGCGGATGTGGCGGGCAACCGCGCGTTGGCGAAGCTGCTTGATGCGTCGGAGTGGCCGACGTTGTCCGGTTCGAGCGAGCCGGTGGGTTGGCTGGGCGAGCCGATCACGATCAAGTCGCCCACGTCGGTGACGTTCGCACGGCGGAGCGGGGCGAACGTGCTCATGGTTGGCCAGCGTGACGGCGCGGTGTCGGCGTTGATGAGTTCGCTGATGGTGTCGCTGGCGGCGCAGCACGCGGCGGACGCGGCGCGGTTCGTGGTGTTCGACGCAACGCCGGACGATGCGCGATGGGCGGGGCATTTTAAAAAGGTGGCCCAGGCGTTGCCGCACGAGGTGCAGATTGTGACGCCGCGCGATCCGGAGTCGGCGATGTCGGAGTTGGCCGACCTGTTGCAGCAGCGGCAGGACGACAGCGCCGCGGCGCAGGGCGGGCCTGCGGTGTTCGTGCTGATCAACGGGTTGCATCGTTTCCGCATCTTCCGTCGGTCGGATGACGATCTGGGCTTTTCGTTCAGCGAAGATGCGGGCAAGGGCGATTCGCCTGACAAGCAGTTTGCGACATTGCTTCGTGAAGGCCCGCCGGTGGGCATGCACGTGGTGGCGTGGGCGGACACGGCGGTCGGGTTGGAGCGAGCGACGGATCGGAACGCGCTTCGCGAATTCAACCAGCGTGTGCTGTTCCAGATGAGCGCGAACGATTCGAGCAACCTCATCGATTCGCCGATTGCCAACAAGATCGGCCTGACGCGGGCGTTGCTCTACAGCGAAGAGCAGGGCACGATGGAGAAGTTTCGGCCGTACGCGTTGCCCGATGCGACCTGGCTGGCGGAAGTGGGGAAGCGTTTGCAGGCGAGGGCGTCGCATACGTCGCCCGGCGATGGTGTGGGGGCGTGA
- the dnaB gene encoding replicative DNA helicase, whose protein sequence is MGESNGRKRQKFEPRKVELTKLFDKLPPHALEAEAALLGSMILDWRVCGEVLQLIKGADDFYQPGHTAIYETLIELYDKHQSIDIVQLKQRMADKQQLDDVGGVEYLVELAESVPSAASAGYYAGIVREKAVLRRLIDTAGRILYDCYNSAEPTGDLLDKAEREIFELAEGREDTNATELKVLLQETFDRLEAEDGQSLTGIETGFFEMDEMLNGLQPGELIIIAARPSMGKTAFALNMAEHISATSHQSCAVFSLEMSKQQLAQRLLCARSGVDSHKLRRNMLSGDDFAKLSLTVGELSEAPLYIDDTPGLTLLQLRAKARRLASRHDIKCLMVDYLQLMSAPGAESRQQEVSNISRGIKALARELNVPVVCLSQLNRQAEGREGHRPRMSDLRESGSIEQDADVVMMLHREDYYHRGDEEYVENNEAEVIIAKQRNGPTGTVRLLFDGSTTRFKNLAASHAPAGM, encoded by the coding sequence ATGGGTGAAAGCAACGGGCGGAAGCGACAAAAATTCGAGCCACGCAAAGTCGAGCTGACCAAGCTATTCGACAAGCTGCCGCCGCACGCGCTCGAGGCCGAGGCCGCGCTGTTGGGCTCGATGATCCTCGACTGGCGGGTCTGTGGCGAAGTCCTCCAGCTCATCAAGGGCGCTGACGACTTCTACCAGCCCGGCCACACGGCGATCTACGAAACGCTCATCGAGCTTTATGACAAACATCAGTCGATCGACATCGTCCAGCTCAAGCAGCGGATGGCGGACAAGCAGCAGCTCGACGACGTCGGTGGCGTGGAGTATCTCGTCGAGTTGGCCGAGTCCGTGCCGTCGGCGGCGAGTGCCGGCTACTACGCGGGCATCGTCCGCGAGAAGGCCGTGCTCCGTCGGCTCATCGACACCGCCGGGCGGATTCTCTACGACTGCTACAACTCCGCCGAGCCCACCGGCGACCTGCTCGACAAGGCCGAGCGTGAGATCTTCGAGCTCGCCGAGGGACGCGAAGACACCAACGCCACCGAGTTGAAGGTGCTGCTTCAGGAAACCTTCGACCGACTCGAAGCCGAAGATGGCCAGTCACTGACCGGCATCGAAACCGGCTTTTTCGAGATGGACGAGATGCTCAACGGCTTGCAGCCGGGCGAACTGATCATCATCGCCGCCCGCCCGTCGATGGGTAAGACCGCGTTCGCACTGAACATGGCTGAGCACATCTCAGCCACGTCGCATCAATCATGCGCCGTGTTCAGCCTGGAAATGAGCAAGCAGCAGCTCGCCCAGCGACTGCTCTGCGCCCGCTCGGGCGTTGACTCGCACAAGCTTCGCCGAAACATGCTCTCCGGCGACGACTTCGCGAAGCTCTCGCTGACCGTCGGCGAACTCAGCGAAGCGCCGCTCTACATCGACGACACGCCCGGCCTGACGCTGCTGCAATTGCGCGCCAAGGCCCGACGACTCGCGTCGCGACATGACATCAAATGCCTCATGGTCGACTACCTTCAACTCATGTCCGCCCCCGGCGCGGAATCACGCCAGCAGGAAGTGTCCAACATCAGCCGGGGCATCAAAGCCCTCGCTCGTGAGCTGAACGTGCCCGTGGTCTGCCTCAGTCAGCTCAACCGGCAAGCCGAGGGCCGCGAAGGCCACCGCCCCCGCATGAGCGACCTCCGCGAGTCCGGCTCGATCGAGCAGGATGCCGACGTCGTCATGATGCTCCACCGCGAAGACTACTACCATCGCGGTGACGAAGAATACGTCGAAAACAACGAGGCGGAAGTCATCATCGCCAAGCAGCGAAACGGCCCCACCGGCACCGTCCGCCTGCTGTTCGACGGCTCCACCACCCGCTTTAAAAACCTTGCTGCCAGTCACGCCCCAGCCGGCATGTAA
- the aat gene encoding leucyl/phenylalanyl-tRNA--protein transferase, giving the protein MMKLTPELVLRAYCAGAFPMASSRTGRVDWYSPDPRAVLPLGDDGFHVSRSLKRIVRQQRFAMTHDRAFEAVIAGCAAPRPDSDETWINHDIINTYIALHRDGWAHSIEAWSATDDTASLNDVGGPGWQLAGGLYGLAIGGAFFAESKFTRQRDASKVCLVHLVEHLRHRGFTLLDVQFNNPHITQFGVVELPRDTYLRQLAEALPQQVQW; this is encoded by the coding sequence ATGATGAAGCTGACGCCAGAGCTGGTACTGCGGGCTTATTGTGCGGGCGCGTTTCCGATGGCGTCGTCACGCACCGGCCGAGTCGACTGGTACAGCCCCGACCCGCGAGCCGTGCTTCCCTTGGGCGATGACGGGTTTCACGTATCGCGGTCATTAAAGCGAATCGTCCGCCAGCAGCGCTTCGCCATGACGCACGACCGCGCGTTCGAGGCCGTCATCGCCGGCTGCGCCGCGCCGCGCCCCGACAGCGACGAAACGTGGATCAACCACGACATCATCAACACCTACATCGCCCTTCATCGCGACGGTTGGGCACACAGCATCGAAGCATGGTCCGCCACAGACGACACCGCCTCACTGAATGACGTCGGCGGCCCCGGCTGGCAACTCGCGGGCGGGTTGTACGGCCTTGCGATCGGCGGCGCGTTTTTCGCCGAGTCGAAATTCACCCGCCAGCGCGACGCCTCCAAAGTCTGCCTCGTTCACCTGGTCGAACACCTTCGCCATCGCGGGTTCACCCTGCTCGATGTGCAGTTCAACAACCCGCACATCACCCAATTCGGCGTCGTCGAGCTGCCACGCGACACATACCTCCGCCAACTGGCCGAGGCTCTGCCGCAACAAGTGCAATGGTAA
- the rpmA gene encoding 50S ribosomal protein L27, which yields MAHKKGQGSTKNGRDSNPQFRGVKLYGGQRAKAGSIIIRQCGTPFKPGHKVGIGSDNTLYALTDGYVEFQGRRVHIRSDAPVAAAAG from the coding sequence ATGGCACATAAGAAGGGGCAAGGCTCCACCAAGAACGGCCGCGACTCCAACCCGCAGTTCCGCGGCGTCAAGCTCTACGGCGGCCAGCGCGCCAAGGCCGGCTCGATCATCATCCGCCAGTGCGGAACCCCGTTCAAGCCCGGACACAAGGTCGGCATCGGCAGCGACAACACGCTCTACGCCCTGACCGACGGCTACGTCGAGTTCCAAGGCCGACGCGTCCACATCCGCAGCGATGCACCCGTCGCCGCAGCTGCTGGCTGA
- a CDS encoding glucosidase, producing MNDTPPAQAEAKRLDESTQRVNNWQRWGPYLAERQWSTVREDYSPDGDCWNYFPHDHARSRTYRWGEDGLLGLTDRQCRLCFSLALWNGKDSILKERLFGLTNPEGNHGEDVKELYYYLDSSPTHSYLKGLYKYPQAEFPYAKLVEENRNRGKQDDEYELLDTGVFKDDRYFDVQAEYAKDQPNDVFIRITLTNRAPKGSDPAELHLLPTLWFRNTWSWGREGAEGHGKKPTMKLVDGKQPKVETDHRTLGRFNFVADDASDGTKPTWLFTDNESNFKLLMGKENFSEYVKDAFHRYVIEGETDAVNPKQEGTKASPWYQLTIKPGESVTLRMRLHAADEPPKAPPTTFGKRFDNLFAKRIKETDAFYESVLDQKLTVEQRRVARQSHAGLLWTKQFYVYIIEQWLQGDPALPAPPASRLQGRNSDWRQHLYNRDVISMPDKWEYPWYAVWDLAFHMIPFSRIDPAFAKKQLRLFLREWYMHPSGAMPAYEFNFSDVNPPVHAWACWRVYKMAAPRGERDRDFLERVFQKLLLNFTWWVNRKDFKENHIFSGGFLGLDNIGVFDRSQPFADGTHLEQADGTAWMAFYCGTMLSMALELAEPYNAYEDMATKFFEHYIHIADAINCLGGDNGGTGLWDEDDGFYYDRLHVHDKTHPLKVRSLVGLLPLITATIINRDAYDRLPGFRKRTEWFLKYRQDLAQQITYLEAGGQRKRKKDQAPEFLLAIPSRNRFERVLAYLLDENEFLSPYGIRSLSKHHADHPFRIKLDGTTHEVAYEPGEARSALFGGNSNWRGPVWFPVNYLIIEALERYHHFYGNDFKIAFPTGSNNMLTLGEVADELRNRLARLFLPDTKGHRPAHGDDARYASDPHFKDLLLFYEYFHAETGRGLGASHQTGWTALVSECLRNPHG from the coding sequence ATGAATGACACCCCGCCCGCGCAGGCCGAAGCAAAGCGCCTCGATGAATCCACTCAACGCGTCAACAACTGGCAACGCTGGGGGCCTTACCTCGCTGAGCGTCAGTGGAGCACGGTGCGCGAAGACTATTCGCCCGACGGCGACTGCTGGAACTATTTCCCGCACGACCACGCGCGCAGCCGAACGTATCGCTGGGGCGAAGACGGCCTGCTGGGGCTCACGGACCGCCAGTGTCGGCTCTGCTTCTCGCTCGCGTTGTGGAACGGCAAGGATTCGATCCTCAAAGAGCGACTGTTCGGCCTGACCAACCCCGAAGGCAACCACGGCGAAGACGTCAAAGAGCTTTACTACTACCTCGACTCCTCTCCCACGCACAGCTACCTAAAGGGCCTCTACAAATACCCCCAGGCTGAGTTCCCCTACGCCAAGTTGGTGGAAGAAAATCGCAATCGCGGCAAGCAGGACGACGAATACGAACTGCTCGACACGGGTGTCTTCAAAGACGATCGTTACTTCGACGTGCAGGCCGAGTACGCCAAAGACCAGCCCAACGATGTGTTCATCCGCATCACGCTGACCAACCGTGCGCCGAAAGGCAGCGACCCCGCTGAACTGCACTTGCTGCCCACGCTCTGGTTTCGTAATACGTGGAGTTGGGGCCGGGAGGGCGCGGAGGGGCATGGCAAGAAGCCGACGATGAAGCTGGTCGACGGCAAGCAGCCGAAGGTGGAGACGGACCACCGTACGCTCGGCCGATTCAATTTCGTGGCAGACGATGCGAGCGATGGCACGAAGCCGACGTGGTTGTTCACCGACAACGAGTCGAACTTCAAGCTGCTGATGGGCAAAGAGAACTTCAGCGAGTACGTCAAGGACGCGTTTCATCGTTACGTGATTGAAGGTGAAACGGACGCGGTCAATCCGAAGCAGGAAGGGACGAAGGCTTCGCCGTGGTATCAGTTGACCATCAAGCCGGGCGAGTCGGTGACGCTTCGCATGCGTCTGCACGCTGCCGACGAGCCGCCTAAAGCGCCGCCCACCACGTTCGGCAAGCGATTCGACAACCTGTTCGCGAAGCGTATCAAGGAAACCGACGCCTTTTATGAAAGCGTGCTCGATCAGAAGCTGACCGTTGAGCAACGCCGAGTGGCGCGTCAGTCGCACGCGGGCTTGCTGTGGACCAAGCAGTTTTACGTCTACATCATCGAGCAGTGGCTTCAAGGTGACCCCGCACTGCCCGCGCCCCCCGCGAGTCGATTGCAAGGCCGCAACAGCGACTGGCGTCAACACCTCTACAACCGCGATGTTATTTCCATGCCCGACAAATGGGAGTACCCGTGGTACGCCGTGTGGGACCTGGCGTTTCACATGATCCCGTTTTCACGCATCGACCCGGCGTTCGCGAAGAAGCAGCTTCGCCTGTTCCTGCGAGAATGGTACATGCACCCGAGCGGCGCGATGCCAGCGTATGAGTTCAACTTCTCCGACGTCAACCCGCCGGTGCACGCATGGGCGTGTTGGCGGGTGTACAAGATGGCTGCGCCGCGCGGCGAACGCGATCGCGATTTTCTCGAACGCGTCTTTCAGAAACTACTGCTGAACTTTACCTGGTGGGTGAATCGCAAGGACTTCAAGGAGAACCACATCTTCTCCGGCGGCTTCCTCGGCCTGGATAACATCGGCGTGTTCGATCGTTCGCAACCCTTTGCCGACGGCACGCATCTTGAACAGGCCGACGGCACGGCGTGGATGGCGTTCTACTGCGGCACGATGTTGAGTATGGCGCTCGAACTGGCCGAGCCTTACAACGCCTATGAAGATATGGCCACCAAGTTTTTCGAGCACTACATTCACATCGCCGACGCGATCAATTGTCTCGGCGGCGACAACGGCGGGACCGGCCTGTGGGATGAAGACGATGGCTTCTACTACGACCGCTTGCACGTGCACGACAAGACGCATCCGCTGAAGGTGCGCTCGCTGGTCGGTTTATTGCCGTTGATCACCGCGACCATTATCAACCGCGACGCCTACGATCGCCTGCCCGGCTTCCGCAAGCGAACCGAGTGGTTCCTCAAGTACCGCCAGGATCTTGCCCAGCAGATCACCTATCTCGAAGCCGGCGGTCAGCGAAAGCGAAAGAAAGACCAGGCGCCAGAGTTCCTGCTCGCGATTCCATCGCGCAATCGCTTCGAGCGCGTGCTTGCCTATCTGCTCGACGAGAACGAGTTCCTTTCACCTTATGGCATCCGTTCGCTGTCGAAGCATCACGCCGACCACCCGTTCCGCATCAAGCTCGACGGCACGACGCATGAGGTTGCTTACGAGCCCGGCGAAGCGCGCTCGGCACTGTTCGGTGGCAATAGCAACTGGCGCGGCCCGGTCTGGTTCCCCGTCAATTACCTGATCATCGAAGCACTCGAACGTTACCATCACTTCTACGGCAACGACTTTAAGATCGCCTTCCCCACCGGCTCGAACAACATGCTCACGCTCGGCGAGGTCGCCGACGAACTGCGCAACCGTCTCGCGAGACTCTTTCTGCCCGACACGAAAGGCCACCGTCCTGCCCATGGCGACGACGCCCGCTATGCCAGCGATCCGCATTTCAAAGATCTGCTGCTGTTTTACGAATACTTCCACGCCGAAACCGGCCGAGGTCTCGGCGCCAGCCATCAGACCGGCTGGACGGCGCTCGTCAGCGAGTGTCTCCGGAATCCCCACGGGTGA
- a CDS encoding WXG100 family type VII secretion target, whose product MARASVDPEELRRFARDLTRFNAQLEEMMGALSARTHQLAESWRDAEHRKFVEEMARTSKALGQFVQMSNEHAAFLVKKAGHVDAYLNQR is encoded by the coding sequence ATGGCCAGAGCGAGTGTCGACCCGGAAGAGCTTCGTCGGTTTGCCAGGGACCTGACGCGGTTTAACGCTCAGTTGGAGGAGATGATGGGGGCGCTCAGTGCGCGGACGCATCAGCTGGCCGAGAGTTGGCGGGATGCGGAGCATCGCAAGTTCGTGGAGGAGATGGCACGAACGAGCAAGGCGTTGGGGCAGTTTGTGCAGATGTCCAACGAGCACGCGGCGTTTCTGGTGAAGAAGGCCGGGCACGTCGATGCGTACCTCAATCAGCGGTAG
- a CDS encoding LysM peptidoglycan-binding domain-containing protein has translation MRKLFSTLALVLGVSLLAGGMVGCQGQERERMAEVPPPAFDEAEDFEPVAVNDYDDEPVAVDPDEAREGGASDDEAASAGGTRYTIQRGDTLWSIANDHYGDGQRWREIVDANPNLNTERMPVGEEIRLPD, from the coding sequence ATGCGAAAGTTGTTCAGCACGTTGGCGTTGGTTTTAGGTGTTTCACTGCTGGCTGGCGGCATGGTTGGCTGCCAGGGCCAGGAGCGCGAGCGGATGGCGGAAGTGCCGCCGCCGGCGTTTGATGAGGCAGAGGATTTCGAGCCGGTTGCGGTGAACGATTACGACGACGAGCCGGTCGCGGTCGATCCCGACGAGGCGCGTGAGGGCGGGGCGTCGGACGACGAAGCCGCCAGCGCCGGCGGTACGCGTTACACCATTCAGCGTGGCGATACGCTTTGGTCGATCGCCAACGATCACTACGGCGACGGCCAGCGCTGGCGCGAGATCGTCGACGCGAACCCCAACCTGAACACCGAACGCATGCCCGTCGGCGAAGAGATCCGTCTGCCCGACTGA